A DNA window from Corvus cornix cornix isolate S_Up_H32 chromosome 13, ASM73873v5, whole genome shotgun sequence contains the following coding sequences:
- the C13H5orf15 gene encoding keratinocyte-associated transmembrane protein 2, giving the protein MAAAGGERRGPAGRALCLLLLCGWALAARGQVSSGPVKAEMFTRNSSSKSENETLSRSQNLTDSLQSLTSARKEAFPTAAKINSMTAGKPPTADGDSSSPVVPASPVSQVDVDGSEDTKIEEEDLLTDLKDTLSSSPPIIKETMESDGDDYAYEMTPNSRYNPDLLEMSEDDNSDTISNYNEEIKTLDEKIKGVSVSGLDEEEDSHFFFHLVVIAFLVAVVYVTYHNKRKIFLLVQSRRWRDGLCSRTVEYHRLDQNVNEAMPSLKITNDYVF; this is encoded by the exons atggcggcggccgGCGGCGAGCGGCGAGGGCCGGCGGGCCGCGCCTtgtgcttgctgctgctctgcggCTGGGCCCTGGCGGCCCGCGGGCAAGTTTCCTCCG GTCCTGTGAAAGCAGAGATGTTTACGAGAAATAGTTCGTCTAAAAGTGAGAATGAAACACTGAGTAGATCCCAAAATTTGACAGACAGCTTGCAGAGTTTAACCTCAGCAAGAAAGGAGGCATTCCCAACAGCAGCCAAAATCAATTCGATGACTGCAGGAAAGCCACCTACAGCAGATGGTGACTCTTCATCACCTGTTGTCCCTGCTAGTCCGGTATCACAGGTGGATGTTGATGGTTCTGAAGATACTAAAATTGAGGAAGAGGATCTTCTAACAGATTTGAAAGACACACTAAGTAGTTCCCCACCCATCATAAAAGAAACTATGGAGTCAGATGGAGATGACTATGCTTATGAAATGACACCAAATTCCAGATACAACCCAGACCTTCTAGAGATGTCAGAAGATGACAACTCTGACACCATCAGTAACTACAATGAGGAGATCAAGACCCTTGATGAGAAGATAAAAGGTGTTTCTGTCTCTGGGTTGGATGAAGAGGAAGAcagtcatttcttttttcatctggTTGTAATTGCCTTCTTAGTAGCTGTTGTTTATGTCACCTATCACAATAAGAGGAAG atcttCTTACTGGTGCAGAGCCGAAGGTGGAGGGATGGCCTGTGCTCCAGGACAGTGGAATATCATCGTTTAGATCAAAACGTTAACGAAGCGATGCCTTCCCTGAAAATAACCAATGACTACGTGTTTTGA